A region from the Triticum aestivum cultivar Chinese Spring chromosome 3D, IWGSC CS RefSeq v2.1, whole genome shotgun sequence genome encodes:
- the LOC123076274 gene encoding uncharacterized protein, giving the protein MNDDEFDVPIIEENMCSVLGINDEPEHRKIVSEAAMKASIADVDACVADIDEDLLADAALPVPDHMPEEDHFWYDKKHPVIEEGSLFRSMNEFRMLIRTFAIRGKFDINIKDSDTTRFLGHCKGNACPWRITARTIEDGKTVRVNKIVKPHKCSSTAAVTTSMADQAWVAEKAMGYIQTEPNIGASELRKKLQAEYKCTIGYHTVNKGKERAKNSLYGTWGKSFQSLLNFKAEIDKRSPGSIVEVDVKRERGEVHFRRFFMALKPCIDGFLAGCRPYVSVDSTFLTRKWNGQLEACTTLDGQNWMFPLAFGFFATETEDNWIWFMQQLHRAIGHLQTLAICTDACKGLENAVKIVFPQAEQRECFRHLMANFKKKFHGDVFGRMWPAAKAYRLETFNYHMAKIFEAEPAVSVYLCTYHNLKWMRCDFNTEIKCDYIHNNLAECFNSWIKGTKELPMDELADAIREKIMILVYRRRRIGEMLQGEILPAIIQQINNRTRQLDHLVVGRSTGESCEVKDTSKNNLRHVVKIGSRECTCLEWQHTGKPCEHALAFLIETADVNFHPYVHEYYSVSRFRAAYAGEIEPITDKSQWPHVNIDFEMVPPVLKSSVGRRRKQRIKSCLEEGGGGGSKRKKKDDNGKTNSQEGGEKEKEKEKKRFGSKNRCKECGILGHRKATCKQNEAKKSDVSAHELAPVVVATPTRTTTITLPPSLHNSPGPITRRRLAMAIAGDDASQPCGTTIDSVASPTSHFPSRSTTCKKKLTPKRKKL; this is encoded by the exons ATGAATGATGACGAATTTGATGTTCCTATAATAGAAGAGAACATGTGCTCGGTGCTTGGCATCAATGACGAACCTGAGCATCGGAAAATTGTATCTGAAGCAGCCATGAAAGCCTCCATTGCAGATGTTGATGCATGTGTGGCTGATATTGATGAGGATTTACTTGCTGATGCGGCTCTTCCTGTGCCTGACCATATGCCTGAAGAGGATCACTTTTGGTATGATAAGAAACATCCTGTGATAGAGGAAGGATCTTTGTTTCGTTCAATGAACGAGTTTAGGATGCTCATCAGAACATTTGCTATTAGAGGCAAGTTTGACATCAATATCAAGGATAGTGACACTACTAGATTTTTGGGTCACTGTAAAGGAAATGCATGTCCTTGGAGAATAACTGCTAGGACAATAGAAGATGGAAAAACAGTCAGG GTTAACAAGATAGTAAAGCCTCATAAGTGTTCATCAACCGCTGCAGTGACAACAAGCATGGCAGACCAAGCATGGGTGGCAGAAAAGGCAATGGGGTATATTCAAACTGAACCAAACATTGGTGCCAGCGAGCTCCGAAAAAAGCTACAAGCCGAGTACAAATGTACTATTGGGTATCATACTGTTAACAAGGGAAAAGAAAGGGCCAAGAATAGTTTATATGGGACCTGGGGAAAAAGCTTTCAGTCGTTATTGAACTTCAAAGCTGAGATTGATAAAAGATCTCCCGGTAGCATTGTCGAGGTTGATGTCAAGAGGGAAAGAGGTGAAGTGCATTTTCGCAGATTTTTTATGGCACTTAAGCCGTGCATTGATGGCTTCTTGGCTGGTTGTAGACCATATGTCAGTGTAGACTCCACATTTTTGACTAGAAAGTGGAATGGTCAATTAGAAGCATGTACAACACTAGATGGACAAAATTGGATGTTTCCTTTAGCATTTGGTTTCTTTGCTACGGAGACCGAGGATAACTGGATTTGGTTTATGCAACAACTGCATAGGGCAATAGGACATCTTCAAACTCTAGCTATTTGTACTGATGCATGCAAAGGGTTAGAGAATGCAGTTAAAATTGTGTTTCCTCAAGCTGAGCAAAGGGAGTGCTTTAGGCATCTAATGGCAAACTTCAAAAAAAAGTTTCATGGAGATGTTTTTGGTCGCATGTGGCCAGCAGCCAAGGCTTATCGTCTGGAAACATTTAACTATCATATGGCCAAGATATTTGAAGCTGAACCTGCAGTGAGTGTCTACTTGTGTACCTATCATAACTTAAAGTGGATGAGATGCGACTTCAACACAGAAATAAAATGTGATTACATTCACAATAATCTAGCCGAGTGCTTCAATAGCTGGATCAAAGGAACAAAAGAGCTGCCCATGGATGAGCTAGCCGATGCAATAAGAGAGAAAATTATGATACTTGTTTATAGAAGGAGAAGGATTGGGGAAATGCTTCAGGGAGAGATATTGCCTGCCATCATTCAACAAATAAATAATAGAACTAGGCAACTTGACCATTTGGTTGTTGGAAGATCAACGGGAGAAAGTTGTGAGGTGAAGGACACTAGCAAAAATAATCTTAGGCATGTTGTGAAGATAGGCAGCCGTGAGTGCACTTGCCTAGAATGGCAACACACTGGAAAGCCCTGTGAGCATGCACTTGCATTCCTTATAGAGACGGCAGATGTAAATTTTCATCCATATGTACATGAGTACTACTCCGTGAGTAGGTTCCGGGCTGCCTATGCTGGAGAGATTGAACCAATCACAGACAAGTCTCAATGGCCTCATGTTAATATAGATTTTGAAATGGTGCCACCGGTTTTAAAGAGCTCTGTTGGGAGACGGAGGAAGCAGAGAATCAAAAGTTGCcttgaagaaggtggtggtggtggcagcaaacggaagaaaaaagaTGATAATGGCAAAACAAATAGCCAAGAAGGAggtgagaaagagaaggaaaaagaaaagaagagattTGGCAGTAAAAATAGGTGCAAAGAATGTGGGATATTGGGGCACAGGAAAGCAACTTGCAAACAAAATGAAGCTAAAAAGAG TGACGTGTCTGCGCATGAGCTCGCTCCAGTTGTTGTTGCGACACCTACACGCACAACAACAATAACACTGCCTCCCAGCCTTCATAACAGCCCTGGGCCTATCACAAGGAG GAGGCTTGCTATGGCCATAGCTGGAGACGATGCATCACAGCCATGTGGGACAACTATTGATTCTGTAGCATCACCTACTTCTCACTTCCCTTCACGCTCTACAACATGCAAGAAAAAGTTGACCCCAAAGAGGAAGAAGCTCTAA
- the LOC123078521 gene encoding probable calcium-binding protein CML14 — protein MKRPRHQKLKTRSRRKEWSDLVATPRNMQSHRPAPEDHVREESRSARAQPTTRARAAATRTTASPARRSAFMSVPSDSGQETPRSATEGGRARLQDDQLGQLRELFLRFDLDGDGSLTKLEIAALLRSLGLRPAEGDEIHTLIASMDADGNGTVEFDELTSSLSQLLLGPGRSSVAVDHEQLAEAFRAFDRDGNGYISAAELARSMAQMGHPICYAELNDMMREADTDGDGSISFEEFTAIMAKSAVEFLGLAAL, from the coding sequence ATGAAACGGCCTCGCCATCAGAAGTTGAAAACGAGATCCCGACGGAAAGAATGGTCAGATCTCGTGGCCACGCCACGCAACATGCAGAGCCACCGCCCCGCCCCCGAAGACCACGTCCGAGAAGAAAGCAGAAGCGCACGAGCCCAACCAACCACCAGGGCGCGCGCGGCGGCGACGAGGACAACCGCCTCGCCTGCGAGACGCTCGGCATTCATGTCCGTCCCCTCCGACTCCGGCCAGGAGACACCGCGCTCGGCGACCGAGGGCGGTCGGGCGCGCCTCCAGGACGACCAGCTGGGGCAGCTCCGGGAGCTCTTCCTCCGCTTCGACCTCGACGGCGACGGCAGTCTCACCAAGCTCGAGATAGCCGCGCTGCTCCGCTCGCTCGGTCTCCGCCCCGCCGAGGGGGACGAGATCCACACACTCATCGCCTCCATGGACGCCGACGGCAACGGCACCGTGGAGTTCGACGAGCTAACCTCTTCCCTCTCGCAGCTGCTCCTCGGGCCCGGCCGCTCCTCCGTCGCCGTTGACCACGAGCAGCTAGCCGAGGCCTTCCGCGCCTTCGACCGTGACGGCAACGGATACATCTCCGCCGCCGAGCTCGCGCGCTCCATGGCGCAAATGGGGCACCCCATCTGCTACGCGGAGCTCAACGACATGATGCGCGAGGCCGACACTGACGGCGACGGCTCCATCAGCTTTGAGGAGTTCACCGCCATCATGGCCAAGTCCGCCGTCGAATTTCTCGGCCTCGCCGCGTTGTGA